GTGGTCGTTCGGCCAGTGATGTCAGCTTCCGATGCAGATGATTTCCTCCTCTGTGATGAGGTCACGCTAGGGAAAGTTATCCAGGATGGCGCCCTGTACTCGATCCGCTGATCCTCCCCATCGGCGAGCTCGTTCTCTGAGCAAGAGTGGTTAGAGGACATCTGTGATACCTTGTGCATCCGGTTGCTTCCGAGAACAACCTCGGTTGGTAGGATGGGCTGCTCGATGCACGGACTGCCCATCAGCAGAGCAAGAGCATGCTCCAGAGCTGTTGTCACCTTATCCATGGAAGGCCGATCTTTCCCTCGCATTCTGACACATTTGCAGGCCACAGAAGCAATCTTCTTGAGAGCCTCAAGGTCCGAGGGTGGAGATAAGACTGGATCAAGGATGGCAAAAATGTCCCCAGCTTTGATCAGTGGTACTGCCCATTCAACAATGTTCCCTTCCTCAAATTGCATGTCGATTGCTTTCCTGCCACTTAATATCTCCAAGAGAAAAACTCCGAAGCTGTAGACATCGGACTTTGTAGTCAAGTAATGGAGACGGTAGTACTCAGGATCAAGGTAGCCAAGCGTCCCTGCTGGCAGCTCAGATAGTGGGGTACCGCTATCTGCAGGACCCAATATAGATAGACCAAAGTCAGCAACACGCGCATTGTGATCCTCATCAATCAATATATTTGACGACTTGATGTCCCGGTGAATTACAGGAGGGCAAGCATAGCCATGCAAGTACTCAATTCCCCTAGCAGCCTGGACAGCAATGGTGACCCGCCTGGCCCAATTCAGTCGCCTTTTCAAGTTTGGATCGTTACCATGCAGATGCTGGTACAGAGATCCATGAGCCATGAATTCATAAACCAAGAGCCTCTCACTGCCATCCTCACAGTAACCAAGCAGGTTGAGCAAATGTGCATGGTTGAGCCTGGAGAGGAGGTCAAGTTCGTTATGGAACTCCTTTGAGCTCTTCTTCACATCTGATGCTTTTATTGCACGCTTCACGGCAACCACTGTCCCATCTCTCAATATGCCCTTGAATACACATGAAAAGCTGCCTTTGCCAACTTGTGAATCCTCTGAGAAGCCACCTGTTGCTTGCTCTAACTCTTCATAGGAGAATTCCTGAGCTCTCCTGACCTTCAAATCCTCCACATCAGGCTGGATCCTCATGTTGTCCTTCCGGAAAGAGTATGCTGTGCTCTTTGCTAGTCTCAGCTCATTATTTGAACATTGGCAATGTCGAAGTTTGTGCCGGACATATAGGCAAGTGATTACTGATACGCTGAGCACCAAGATGACGGCAAATACAATCTCTGCTACAAAGATacgcatctgaaaagccatcaACTTCCTGCTCTTGGTCCGCTTCTGTGATAAGCAGAATGACATGCACTCATCTGTGACACACCTCAAGCAATCAAACTGGCAAACACGGTCAGCTGTCGCATTGCAAGGAGATGACTCAAACGAGTCTTCTGGACAATCTGTACTACAGGGCAAACAGAGTCTAGAATTTGCAGGCTTACACACCTTGCTACTGCCAACTTCACCATGGTTCACAAACTCATAGTACCCATGGCTGCATACATTAGGTACACAAATCCCAGGGGGTACCGCCATTGGTAATGCCAATGGCCCACTGTTGCCCCAGCACCTTGGCATCGCTGATGTCTCAGCAGGTACTCCACAAGTAAAGTAGTCCCCAGCCACAAGCACATACATCTTGAGCCCTTTTGGTGGTGATGTACTGTTATGAAGTGTGAAACCCCAGCAAGCTACTTGGTGATCAAGGCTCTTGATGCCACAAGCATGGAACCGCCCACCGACCACTGAGACCATCGCATCCATTGGCACTATGTTCACATCGCCATCACCAATAGCACTGGATGGTGCCACCTGCTGCATTTCCAAGCTCCTGCCCCAGCAGAACACCTGTGCATTCTCCAGCACCCCACAGACATGGTAACCGCCTGCTCCTATAGACTGGAAACGCAGATCCCTTGGTGCCAGCCCGACGACGCCACTCACTGTTTCATCACCCCAGCAGAACACTGTCCTGTTCCGCGCAAACAAGCCGCAATTGAACACCGAACCAGCTGAAATGGTCGAAACAGCTTCAGTGAGAACATGTGTGGCAGTCATATTGTATCCCCAGCAGTCGACCAATGACGCACCATCATTAGCGCCATGAATCCCATCCGCAGCCGCTCGCAGAGCGCAGAGGTGGTTGTCCCCTGCACTGAGCTCAGAGTACTTTGCGCCCTCAATCATCGGCTGTGGCACCCCGCTCTTGACATAGGAGTTGCTCCCCCAGCAGTAAGGCTGCCTTGTGTCAAGCAAAAGGCCACACACA
The Panicum hallii strain FIL2 chromosome 6, PHallii_v3.1, whole genome shotgun sequence genome window above contains:
- the LOC112897163 gene encoding putative receptor protein kinase CRINKLY4 isoform X1, whose product is MSACPKFQEMGHVLVLAVCFLVLLPGWACGLGSMSSIAVSYGEDGPVFCGLSSDGSHLVTCFGVDASVLYGAPPNIPFLGVTAGDGFVCGLLLDTRQPYCWGSNSYVKSGVPQPMIEGAKYSELSAGDNHLCALRAAADGIHGANDGASLVDCWGYNMTATHVLTEAVSTISAGSVFNCGLFARNRTVFCWGDETVSGVVGLAPRDLRFQSIGAGGYHVCGVLENAQVFCWGRSLEMQQVAPSSAIGDGDVNIVPMDAMVSVVGGRFHACGIKSLDHQVACWGFTLHNSTSPPKGLKMYVLVAGDYFTCGVPAETSAMPRCWGNSGPLALPMAVPPGICVPNVCSHGYYEFVNHGEVGSSKVCKPANSRLCLPCSTDCPEDSFESSPCNATADRVCQFDCLRCVTDECMSFCLSQKRTKSRKLMAFQMRIFVAEIVFAVILVLSVSVITCLYVRHKLRHCQCSNNELRLAKSTAYSFRKDNMRIQPDVEDLKVRRAQEFSYEELEQATGGFSEDSQVGKGSFSCVFKGILRDGTVVAVKRAIKASDVKKSSKEFHNELDLLSRLNHAHLLNLLGYCEDGSERLLVYEFMAHGSLYQHLHGNDPNLKRRLNWARRVTIAVQAARGIEYLHGYACPPVIHRDIKSSNILIDEDHNARVADFGLSILGPADSGTPLSELPAGTLGYLDPEYYRLHYLTTKSDVYSFGVFLLEILSGRKAIDMQFEEGNIVEWAVPLIKAGDIFAILDPVLSPPSDLEALKKIASVACKCVRMRGKDRPSMDKVTTALEHALALLMGSPCIEQPILPTEVVLGSNRMHKVSQMSSNHSCSENELADGEDQRIEYRAPSWITFPSVTSSQRRKSSASEADITGRTTTEGRNVGSSIGDGLRSLEEEISPASPQENLYLQHNF
- the LOC112897163 gene encoding putative receptor protein kinase CRINKLY4 isoform X2, with the translated sequence MSACPKFQEMGHVLVLAVCFLVLLPGWACGLGSMSSIAVSYGEDGPVFCGLSSDGSHLVTCFGVDASVLYGAPPNIPFLGVTAGDGFVCGLLLDTRQPYCWGSNSYVKSGVPQPMIEGAKYSELSAGDNHLCALRAAADGIHGANDAGSVFNCGLFARNRTVFCWGDETVSGVVGLAPRDLRFQSIGAGGYHVCGVLENAQVFCWGRSLEMQQVAPSSAIGDGDVNIVPMDAMVSVVGGRFHACGIKSLDHQVACWGFTLHNSTSPPKGLKMYVLVAGDYFTCGVPAETSAMPRCWGNSGPLALPMAVPPGICVPNVCSHGYYEFVNHGEVGSSKVCKPANSRLCLPCSTDCPEDSFESSPCNATADRVCQFDCLRCVTDECMSFCLSQKRTKSRKLMAFQMRIFVAEIVFAVILVLSVSVITCLYVRHKLRHCQCSNNELRLAKSTAYSFRKDNMRIQPDVEDLKVRRAQEFSYEELEQATGGFSEDSQVGKGSFSCVFKGILRDGTVVAVKRAIKASDVKKSSKEFHNELDLLSRLNHAHLLNLLGYCEDGSERLLVYEFMAHGSLYQHLHGNDPNLKRRLNWARRVTIAVQAARGIEYLHGYACPPVIHRDIKSSNILIDEDHNARVADFGLSILGPADSGTPLSELPAGTLGYLDPEYYRLHYLTTKSDVYSFGVFLLEILSGRKAIDMQFEEGNIVEWAVPLIKAGDIFAILDPVLSPPSDLEALKKIASVACKCVRMRGKDRPSMDKVTTALEHALALLMGSPCIEQPILPTEVVLGSNRMHKVSQMSSNHSCSENELADGEDQRIEYRAPSWITFPSVTSSQRRKSSASEADITGRTTTEGRNVGSSIGDGLRSLEEEISPASPQENLYLQHNF